A stretch of the Metopolophium dirhodum isolate CAU chromosome 8, ASM1992520v1, whole genome shotgun sequence genome encodes the following:
- the LOC132950176 gene encoding 40-kDa huntingtin-associated protein-like: protein MASFNNPEEIIYHYKIILNKTKKKLFRKLNTLEPSDQFAKLANFCQKNDKHDYAALCWQAVAKCEESMGHNCEQALAHQKAARQFFSEFKKTESSGLISPYNENLQAGLSEMRHAEDSWQGNSFENILKTSIRLETAETLVCLGKLDDAAFIGSSMIDVPHESHTLKLAILEQITSIQILSEDYEGALLTFTEIANTISCIDNETIGIYNDILFRCEISRVFLLLILKPTRQKMPSDLASVLEKYMWINGNFDSPVPYISDIMFRLLRSLVKAYQLGETTCLGTIESDFTPHLTSEQRHLLAVLINTLT from the exons ATGGCCAGTTTCAATAATCCCGAAGAGATCATTTACCATTATAAGATCatactaaataaaacaaaaaa aaaattatttagaaagTTAAATACACTGGAGCCTAGTGACCAATTTG cTAAACTAGCAAATTTTTGCCAAAAGAATGATAAACATGATTATGCTGCATTGTGTTGGCAAGCTGTGGCTAAATGTGAAGAGTCGATGGGTCATAACTGTGAACAAGCTCTTGCTCATCAGAAGGCAGCCCGCCAGTTTTTTTCAGAATTTAAGAAGACTGAATCATCTGGTTTAATATCTCCTTATAATGAAAATTTACAA gCTGGGCTAAGTGAAATGCGACATGCCGAGGATAGTTGGCAAGGGAActcgtttgaaaatattttgaaaacttcgaTTCGTCTTGAAACAGCTGAAACTCTTGTATGTTTAGGTAAATTAGATGATGCGGCTTTTATTGGGAGTAGTATGATTGATGTGCCACATGAAAGTCATACACTTAAATTGGCTATTCTTGAACAAATAACTTCCATTCAAATTCTTTCTG AAGATTATGAAGGGGCACTGTTAACATTCACAGAAATTGCAAATACTATTTCTTGCATAGACAATGAAACCATTGgcatttataatgatattttattcag atgcgAAATATCACGAGTATTCTTACTGCTTATACTGAAACCCACTCGCCAAAAAATGCCAAGTGATTTAGCTTCAGTATTGGAGAAATACATGTGGATTAATGGAAATTTTGATTCTCCAG ttcCTTATATATCAGATATAATGTTCCGTCTTCTTCGATCTTTGGTTAAAGCATATCAACTTGGTGAAACTACCTGTTTAGGTACAATTGAATCTGATTTTACTCCTCATTTAACATCAGAACAAAGACATTTATTAGCGGTATTAATCAATACACTGACATAG
- the LOC132950175 gene encoding lambda-crystallin homolog, with translation MAEKGKIGIIGSGLIGQSWAMLFASARYNVTIYDINLELVNTACEKIKTELKTMEKNGILRGNITAEQQIELIKGVTNLEEVVEGTILIQECIPEVLSLKQQLYDQIDKIVGSQTIISSSTSTFLPSALSEKMEHRNQLIVSHPVNPPYFVPLVEIVPSEWTEDWVIKKTRAIMEEIKQSPVTLAKEVPGFALNRIQYAILNECWHLVNDGVLNVKDVDTVMSEGLGMRYAFLGPLETAHLNAEGFVNYTERYSNSMYGVCQQFKPSPKFEGPLVKEIGDQLNTNTPLEDLPKRRLWRDQSLIKLSQLKKYNNY, from the exons atggctGAAAAAGGAAAAATTGGAATCATTGGAAG TGGTCTAATAGGCCAGAGTTGGGCTATGTTATTTGCAAGTGCTCGTTACAATGTAACCATCTATGACATTAACTTAGAGTTAGTAAATACGGCTtgcgaaaaaattaaaacagaatTGAAAACGATGGAAAAAAATGGAATTCTAAGGGGCAATATTACTGCTGAACAGCAAATTGAACTTATTAAAG gTGTAACTAACTTGGAAGAAGTTGTAGAAGGTACAATTCTTATTCAAGAATGTATACCAGAAGTATTATCTTTAAAGCAACAGTTGTATGACcaaattgataaaattgttgGCTCTCAAACTATAATTTCCAGTTCAACTTCTACATTCTTACCATCGGCTCTTTCTGAAAAAATGGAACATCGTAATCAATTAATTGTTTCACACCCA gtTAACCCACCATATTTTGTGCCACTAGTAGAAATTGTACCATCTGAATGGACTGAAGATtgggtaattaaaaaaacaagggCAATTATGGAAGAAATCAAACAATCCCCTGTAACTCTTGCTAAAGAAGTACCTGGATTTGCTTTGAACCGTATTCA GTATGCTATATTGAATGAATGTTGGCATCTTGTCAATGATGGAGTACTTAATGTGAAAGATGTTGATACAGTCATGTCTGAAGGTCTAGGTATGCGTTATGCATTTCTCGGTCCATTAGAAACTGCTCATTTAAATGCTGAAG gtttTGTGAACTATACAGAGCGTTATTCAAACTCTATGTATGGTGTATGCCAACAATTCAAGCCATCTCCTAAGTTTGAAGGACCATTGGTAAAAGAAATCGGAGATCAATTAAATACCAATACTCCGTTGGAAGACCTTCCAAAACGTAGATTATGGAGAGATCAATCTTTGATCAAATTGtcacaacttaaaaaatataataattattaa